Within the Dechloromonas denitrificans genome, the region GAGCAGGGCGCTGGCGCCGAGCAAGACGGAAAGAAGGCGTTTGCCTGCGTTATTCGACATGGGGAGGGCTCCTGAAAGTAAATCGGTTTAGTTGCCGTTGAAGAGCGGCGGGCGTTTTTCGACGAAAGCGGCGATGCCTTCGTGGAAGTCGCCGGAGGTGTTGATCTTTTCGATCTCGGCGCGGGCAATGGCGGCCACCTCGGTCGGCCCTTTGGCGATCACCTGGCCGACGAAACGTTTCAGCAACTGGACGACGAGCGGCGCGTTGGCGGCGATCTGCGCTGCCAGCTCGCGGGCTGCCGCCAGTTCCTGGCCGAGTGGCACGACGCGGTTGACCAGGCCGACCTCGTAGGCCCGGCTGGCGTCGATCCGGCCACCGACCAGCAGCAATTCCATCGCTACCTTGTGCGGGATGCGCGCCGCCAGCGAACTGATCAGCCCGCCGGAGAAGCCGACTTTGGCTTCCGGGTAGGAAAACACCGTGTTGTCGGCGGCGATGGCGAGATCGGCGAACTGCACCAGGACCAGGCCGCCGCCGACCACCAGGCCAGCGGTGGCGGCGATGATTGGCTTGTCGACGGCGATGCCGGCGCCGGGGATGGCGCGCCACAGGTCATGCGGGATGTCGCGCAGGTTGGCGCCGGCTGTGAAGGCTTTTTCACCGGCCCCGGCCAGGATGGCGACGCGGTCGTCGCTGGCATTGAAGCGTTCCCAGGCAGCGCGCAAGCCGACGACGACTTCGTGGGTCAGGACGTTGTATTTTTCCGGCCGGTTGATGGTGATTTCGGCAATGCTGTCGCGGGATTCGTAGAGGACTTCGGACATGGTGGCTTTCTGTTTTAAAGGCTGCAAAAAGTGGGGGCCAGGCTGTCGTCGCGCAATTGGCGGGCGGTCAGCCGGGCGGCTTCGGCTTCCTGGCGCAGGCCGGCGAGGGCGGCCGGGTCGAGGCGTTCGGGATTGGCGTAATCGAGCTTCCAGTCGGGCGAACCGGGCCAGGCCAGCGGCGACTGCCAGGTGGTGCGCGGCGCCGTCGCCTGAAGCAGCAGATCGAGCGCCAGGCGCAGCGTCTGTTGCTGGGCCTCGGGGTCATGCGGCCGGCCGGC harbors:
- a CDS encoding enoyl-CoA hydratase/isomerase family protein codes for the protein MSEVLYESRDSIAEITINRPEKYNVLTHEVVVGLRAAWERFNASDDRVAILAGAGEKAFTAGANLRDIPHDLWRAIPGAGIAVDKPIIAATAGLVVGGGLVLVQFADLAIAADNTVFSYPEAKVGFSGGLISSLAARIPHKVAMELLLVGGRIDASRAYEVGLVNRVVPLGQELAAARELAAQIAANAPLVVQLLKRFVGQVIAKGPTEVAAIARAEIEKINTSGDFHEGIAAFVEKRPPLFNGN